From a single Brassica oleracea var. oleracea cultivar TO1000 chromosome C5, BOL, whole genome shotgun sequence genomic region:
- the LOC106292865 gene encoding putative F-box protein At2g02030 isoform X2: MEEIVMRLPVRSIMRFQAVSKHWESMIKTRDFGARHMAHQRSKDPKLMLVSYGLSHIRFEQRDLETTSLEESLRLKTEKIEGAAMAISECCDGLVCYYRLTQAVEVVNPATETSLVSLPLAKFQQLHKDHPDRDMEQEIEAITDEDDGPDLVPFIFFTRFGFGKDSLTGRYKIVWLYNIYPATLNKKKKTRCEVFDLEERRWRFVTTRPLDHHQILPLDHHQILSYQRPSFANGSLYWLTGDEQGYPSTQTKLIVFDIHTEMFQVTSTPPFISPDASGDKIGLCNLDGRLCISELKGDCTQEFWWRVEECDKWERIFSVNLISTSSWFGGIASQPLTPLAISRDNNKVVLSLTYHENLVDFDLDPDSTVYHLYYYGYYGFAVPYFPSLSLVDF, translated from the exons ATGGAAGAAATCGTGATGAGGCTTCCGGTGAGATCGATTATGAGGTTCCAAGCTGTTTCAAAGCATTGGGAATCCATGATTAAGACCAGAGATTTTGGGGCAAGACACATGGCTCATCAGAGAAGCAAAGATCCTAAACTCATGCTTGTCTCGTATGGTCTCTCTCATATCCGTTTTGAGCAAAGGGACTTGGAGACGACTTCTCTTGAAGAGAGCCTCCGTTTGAAAACTGAAAAGATTGAGGGTGCTGCTATGGCGATCTCCGAATGCTGCGATGGCCTTGTCTGCTACTACAGATTGACTCAAGCAGTGGAAGTGGTAAACCCGGCCACAGAAACGTCCTTGGTCTCACTCCCCTTAGCGAAATTTCAGCAGCTCCATAAAGACCATCCAGACCGGGATATGGAGCAGGAGATAGAGGCGATTACAGATGAAGATGATGGTCCTGATCTAGTTCCATTTATATTCTTTACTAGGTTTGGATTTGGGAAAGACAGCCTCACAGGACGATATAAGATAGTGTGGCTCTATAATATATATCCTGCCACCTTGAACAAGAAGAAGAAGACCAGATGCGAGGTTTTCGATTTAGAGGAACGGAGATGGAGATTCGTGACTACCAGACCTCTCGATCATCACCAAATCTT ACCTCTCGATCATCACCAAATCTTGTCTTATCAGAGGCCATCGTTTGCAAACGGATCCTTATACTGGCTCACGGGAGATGAACAAGGATACCCATCAACACAAACCAAGCTCATAGTTTTCGATATTCATACAGAGATGTTTCAAGTCACCTCAACACCACCTTTTATTTCCCCTGACGCCTCTGGTGACAAAATTGGTCTATGCAATCTTGACGGTCGTCTGTGCATTTCTGAGCTCAAGGGAGATTGTACGCAAGAGTTTTGGTGGAGGGTTGAAGAATGCGACAAGTGGGAGCGAATCTTCTCAGTTAACTTGATTTCTACTTCCTCTTGGTTTGGTGGTATCGCTTCACAGCCTCTCACACCTTTGGCCATTTCCAGGGATAACAACAAGGTCGTCCTCTCGCTTACCTATCACGAAAACCTTGTTGACTTTGATCTTGATCCCGACTCTACTGTTTATCATTTGTATTATTATGGTTACTATGGCTTCGCTGTTCCTTATTTTCCAAGTTTATCACTTGTTGATTTCTAG
- the LOC106292865 gene encoding putative F-box protein At2g02030 isoform X1 produces MEEIVMRLPVRSIMRFQAVSKHWESMIKTRDFGARHMAHQRSKDPKLMLVSYGLSHIRFEQRDLETTSLEESLRLKTEKIEGAAMAISECCDGLVCYYRLTQAVEVVNPATETSLVSLPLAKFQQLHKDHPDRDMEQEIEAITDEDDGPDLVPFIFFTRFGFGKDSLTGRYKIVWLYNIYPATLNKKKKTRCEVFDLEERRWRFVTTRPLDHHQILSYQRPSFANGSLYWLTGDEQGYPSTQTKLIVFDIHTEMFQVTSTPPFISPDASGDKIGLCNLDGRLCISELKGDCTQEFWWRVEECDKWERIFSVNLISTSSWFGGIASQPLTPLAISRDNNKVVLSLTYHENLVDFDLDPDSTVYHLYYYGYYGFAVPYFPSLSLVDF; encoded by the exons ATGGAAGAAATCGTGATGAGGCTTCCGGTGAGATCGATTATGAGGTTCCAAGCTGTTTCAAAGCATTGGGAATCCATGATTAAGACCAGAGATTTTGGGGCAAGACACATGGCTCATCAGAGAAGCAAAGATCCTAAACTCATGCTTGTCTCGTATGGTCTCTCTCATATCCGTTTTGAGCAAAGGGACTTGGAGACGACTTCTCTTGAAGAGAGCCTCCGTTTGAAAACTGAAAAGATTGAGGGTGCTGCTATGGCGATCTCCGAATGCTGCGATGGCCTTGTCTGCTACTACAGATTGACTCAAGCAGTGGAAGTGGTAAACCCGGCCACAGAAACGTCCTTGGTCTCACTCCCCTTAGCGAAATTTCAGCAGCTCCATAAAGACCATCCAGACCGGGATATGGAGCAGGAGATAGAGGCGATTACAGATGAAGATGATGGTCCTGATCTAGTTCCATTTATATTCTTTACTAGGTTTGGATTTGGGAAAGACAGCCTCACAGGACGATATAAGATAGTGTGGCTCTATAATATATATCCTGCCACCTTGAACAAGAAGAAGAAGACCAGATGCGAG GTTTTCGATTTAGAGGAACGGAGATGGAGATTCGTGACTACCAGACCTCTCGATCATCACCAAATCTTGTCTTATCAGAGGCCATCGTTTGCAAACGGATCCTTATACTGGCTCACGGGAGATGAACAAGGATACCCATCAACACAAACCAAGCTCATAGTTTTCGATATTCATACAGAGATGTTTCAAGTCACCTCAACACCACCTTTTATTTCCCCTGACGCCTCTGGTGACAAAATTGGTCTATGCAATCTTGACGGTCGTCTGTGCATTTCTGAGCTCAAGGGAGATTGTACGCAAGAGTTTTGGTGGAGGGTTGAAGAATGCGACAAGTGGGAGCGAATCTTCTCAGTTAACTTGATTTCTACTTCCTCTTGGTTTGGTGGTATCGCTTCACAGCCTCTCACACCTTTGGCCATTTCCAGGGATAACAACAAGGTCGTCCTCTCGCTTACCTATCACGAAAACCTTGTTGACTTTGATCTTGATCCCGACTCTACTGTTTATCATTTGTATTATTATGGTTACTATGGCTTCGCTGTTCCTTATTTTCCAAGTTTATCACTTGTTGATTTCTAG